A genomic window from Rhodococcus sp. KBS0724 includes:
- a CDS encoding alpha/beta-hydrolase family protein: MVDSGELTSSDSQPQEHHLRLAVPASLEKLDNRFTEWAWGLLKLDFTGIAFAAFFFCWSLTPSLLPRDWLFQGLIGGINSAIGYGVGTAIGWAVERYLLRGRRWWPLPEPVPSAIKIFVPVASIVAAVIMLVYAAGWQREIAALTGAEGTTTSGYIRTLGLSVLIGGSLIALWRLLHDLVKLIARVLMRRFRWSRSVANGVGILVVTVLFFMLVDGVLVRGIYAATNSIFSLQNSTTRDGVVEPQDPMKSGSPESAAPWDTLGFEGRNFVSRGLDAQELEAANGKPAMDPIRVYAGLESAEDPDERMDLVIKELERTGAFQRKVLVVIPTTGTGWVNPTAAQAIELVGNGDTALVASQYSYLPSWISFLADQEKAQAAGRLLIERVHERWLQEPEATRPKFMVYGESLGVMAGAGAFDTLQAARETADGILWVGPPNATSLWRSIVQRRDPGTTEVAPVYADGLAGVRFADRAEDIPTEAMAWPDPHVLFIQHPSDPVVWWSTDLMFNRPPWLKEIPGFDRSPSMKWFPIVTFWQVSADLGNAAGVPDGHGHNYGTSVLDGWVSVVQPEEWTAADTERVRTSLVAALKSQGPEK; the protein is encoded by the coding sequence ATGGTCGATTCCGGAGAACTGACTTCTTCTGACAGCCAGCCGCAGGAACATCACCTGCGGCTGGCTGTTCCCGCATCTCTCGAGAAGCTGGACAACCGCTTCACCGAGTGGGCGTGGGGGCTCCTCAAACTCGACTTCACCGGCATCGCGTTTGCCGCATTCTTCTTCTGCTGGTCACTGACTCCTTCACTGTTGCCACGTGATTGGCTGTTCCAAGGACTGATCGGCGGTATCAACTCGGCCATCGGTTACGGCGTCGGAACGGCAATCGGTTGGGCTGTGGAGCGGTATCTGCTTCGCGGCCGTCGATGGTGGCCGCTCCCGGAACCAGTGCCGAGCGCGATCAAGATCTTCGTTCCGGTCGCGTCGATCGTGGCAGCCGTCATCATGCTCGTCTACGCCGCGGGATGGCAGCGGGAAATCGCCGCGCTGACCGGCGCGGAAGGCACCACCACCAGCGGATACATCCGCACCCTCGGGCTGAGCGTGCTGATCGGCGGTTCACTCATCGCGTTGTGGCGATTGCTGCACGATCTCGTGAAACTCATTGCGCGCGTCCTGATGCGACGCTTCCGCTGGTCACGGTCGGTAGCCAACGGCGTCGGCATTCTGGTTGTGACAGTTCTGTTCTTCATGCTGGTCGACGGCGTGCTCGTGCGCGGAATCTACGCCGCGACCAACTCGATCTTCAGCCTGCAGAACTCCACCACGAGGGACGGCGTCGTCGAACCACAGGATCCGATGAAGTCTGGCAGTCCCGAATCTGCGGCTCCCTGGGACACATTGGGATTCGAGGGACGGAACTTCGTCTCGCGTGGATTGGACGCGCAGGAACTCGAAGCTGCCAACGGCAAGCCCGCGATGGATCCCATCCGGGTCTATGCGGGCTTGGAAAGTGCCGAAGATCCGGATGAGCGCATGGATCTGGTCATCAAGGAACTGGAGAGGACCGGCGCTTTCCAACGCAAGGTGCTGGTTGTCATTCCGACGACAGGCACCGGTTGGGTGAATCCCACAGCGGCGCAGGCGATCGAGTTGGTCGGAAACGGCGATACGGCGCTCGTCGCCAGCCAGTACTCGTATCTGCCGAGCTGGATTTCGTTCCTCGCAGACCAGGAAAAGGCGCAAGCTGCCGGACGCCTGCTGATCGAGCGGGTCCACGAAAGATGGCTCCAGGAACCGGAAGCCACCAGACCCAAGTTCATGGTCTACGGCGAAAGCCTCGGCGTCATGGCCGGGGCCGGAGCCTTCGACACTCTTCAAGCCGCCCGAGAGACCGCCGACGGAATCCTGTGGGTGGGCCCGCCCAACGCGACGTCGTTGTGGCGTTCGATAGTGCAACGACGCGACCCCGGCACAACCGAAGTGGCTCCCGTCTACGCCGACGGTCTGGCCGGCGTGCGGTTTGCTGATCGCGCCGAAGATATTCCGACTGAGGCAATGGCGTGGCCGGACCCCCATGTGCTGTTCATCCAGCACCCGTCCGATCCGGTGGTGTGGTGGTCGACCGATCTCATGTTCAACCGTCCTCCCTGGTTGAAGGAGATCCCCGGATTCGACCGGTCACCGTCGATGAAGTGGTTCCCGATCGTCACGTTCTGGCAGGTCTCTGCCGATCTCGGTAACGCTGCGGGTGTTCCGGACGGGCACGGCCACAACTACGGAACCTCCGTGCTCGACGGCTGGGTCAGCGTTGTTCAACCAGAAGAGTGGACGGCGGCCGACACCGAGCGGGTGCGAACGTCGTTGGTTGCCGCCTTGAAGTCCCAGGGTCCGGAGAAGTGA
- a CDS encoding CPBP family intramembrane glutamic endopeptidase has translation MRGVASVALSVAAITWSNVVLPAFGLSPRARAVVNTVVGCSAIGVLRARGYSREELGLAHTGIRGGAQFGGAAAGAVLTGYSVALAVPSLRATLAADERADGREDFLEWIILHIPFGTVLSEELLFRSAMSAVWNRELNRPSAQAVHALTFGLWHVAPARGAGDNVPAAVAFTGASALLFEWLHRRGGSVLAPALLHLATNAGGALAVRIATNGQGTN, from the coding sequence GTGAGGGGAGTAGCGTCGGTCGCGCTCTCGGTAGCCGCGATCACGTGGAGCAACGTGGTGCTTCCGGCGTTCGGACTTTCACCCCGCGCTCGGGCCGTGGTCAACACCGTCGTGGGGTGCTCGGCCATCGGAGTCCTGCGGGCACGTGGTTACAGCCGTGAGGAATTGGGGTTGGCCCACACCGGCATTCGTGGCGGTGCTCAGTTCGGGGGAGCCGCAGCCGGGGCAGTCCTTACCGGTTACAGCGTTGCCTTGGCGGTTCCGTCGTTGCGCGCGACCCTCGCTGCCGACGAGCGTGCCGACGGCCGCGAAGACTTCCTCGAATGGATCATCCTGCACATCCCGTTCGGCACGGTACTGTCCGAAGAATTGTTGTTCCGCAGCGCTATGTCCGCGGTCTGGAATCGTGAACTGAACCGCCCGAGCGCGCAGGCCGTGCACGCACTCACCTTCGGGTTGTGGCACGTCGCGCCGGCGCGCGGTGCCGGCGACAACGTCCCCGCCGCAGTGGCCTTCACCGGCGCGTCCGCGTTGCTGTTCGAGTGGCTGCACCGCAGAGGTGGCAGCGTCCTCGCGCCGGCGTTGCTGCACCTGGCGACCAATGCCGGTGGAGCACTTGCCGTTCGAATCGCCACCAACGGACAGGGAACGAACTGA
- a CDS encoding sterol carrier family protein has translation MPPRRAVDPAEFRAAILAVGPWLRDPELPKPSRAELGAAVKMSARTLEQIAPGSSVEVRVPPFVAVQCIEGPRHTRGTPPNVVETDARTWLLLVTGLLEFSEAAGDGRVDASGSRAPEIAHWLPLLRLAA, from the coding sequence ATGCCACCGCGCCGCGCGGTCGACCCCGCAGAATTTCGTGCCGCGATCCTTGCTGTCGGACCGTGGCTTCGAGATCCGGAGCTTCCGAAACCTTCCCGCGCCGAACTGGGCGCGGCAGTGAAAATGAGTGCGCGCACCCTCGAACAGATTGCTCCCGGATCGAGCGTCGAGGTGCGAGTGCCGCCGTTTGTGGCGGTGCAATGTATCGAGGGTCCACGTCACACTCGAGGCACTCCACCCAACGTCGTCGAGACGGACGCTCGAACGTGGTTGCTGTTGGTCACCGGACTCCTCGAATTCTCCGAGGCCGCAGGTGACGGGCGAGTCGACGCGTCGGGTAGCCGAGCTCCAGAAATTGCGCACTGGCTTCCCCTGCTTCGGCTAGCTGCGTAG
- the purF gene encoding amidophosphoribosyltransferase, with protein MTRADLSVNSPNLLATNPSDEDENEPREECGVFGVWAPGEDVAKLTYYGLYALQHRGQEAAGIAVADGSQVLVFKDLGLVSQVFDEQTLAAMPGHVAVGHCRYSTTGSTTWENAQPIFRTTTAGTGIALGHNGNLVNTAELASRTRAAGLVNDKRPNAATSDSDLIGGLLAHAAGDSTIEQAAMELLPTLEGAFCLTFMDEHTLYAARDPHGIRPLCLGRLDRGWVVASETAALDIVGASFVRDIEPGELLAIDADGVRSSRFANPTPKGCVFEYVYLARPDSVIGGRSVHSTRVEIGRLLASEHPAEGDLVIPVPESGTPAAVGYAQGSGIPYGQGLMKNAYVGRTFIQPSQTIRQLGIRLKLNPLKEVIRGKRLVVVDDSIVRGNTQRALIRMLREAGALEIHVRIASPPVKWPCFYGIDFASPAELIANGAGGQDATFEEMLDGVRRSIGADSLGYISTEGMIAATEQPASRLCAACFDGTYPIALPKETSMGKNVLEGMLESAAGSAATRDNDNASALSRP; from the coding sequence GTGACTCGTGCCGATCTGTCGGTCAACAGTCCAAATCTCCTCGCTACGAACCCGTCCGACGAGGACGAGAACGAGCCCCGCGAAGAATGCGGTGTATTCGGCGTCTGGGCGCCGGGAGAGGATGTGGCGAAGCTCACGTATTACGGACTGTACGCGCTGCAGCACCGTGGTCAGGAAGCTGCCGGCATTGCGGTGGCCGACGGCTCCCAGGTGCTGGTGTTCAAGGACCTCGGCCTGGTCAGTCAGGTATTCGACGAGCAAACCCTCGCAGCAATGCCAGGTCACGTCGCCGTCGGACATTGCCGTTACTCCACGACTGGTTCCACGACGTGGGAGAACGCGCAGCCCATCTTCCGCACCACCACGGCGGGTACGGGCATTGCGCTCGGCCACAACGGCAACCTGGTGAACACCGCTGAACTTGCGAGCCGCACCCGTGCAGCCGGCCTGGTCAACGACAAGCGCCCCAATGCCGCGACTTCCGACTCCGACCTCATCGGTGGTCTACTGGCACACGCTGCCGGCGACAGCACCATCGAACAGGCCGCCATGGAACTGCTTCCCACATTGGAAGGCGCGTTCTGCCTCACCTTCATGGACGAGCACACGCTCTACGCAGCGCGTGATCCGCACGGCATCCGTCCGCTCTGCCTGGGTCGACTCGATCGCGGCTGGGTGGTTGCCAGCGAGACCGCCGCCCTCGACATCGTGGGCGCGTCGTTCGTCCGCGACATCGAACCAGGCGAACTGCTCGCGATCGACGCCGACGGCGTCCGCTCCTCCCGTTTCGCGAACCCGACCCCCAAGGGCTGCGTCTTCGAGTACGTCTATCTAGCCCGCCCCGACAGTGTCATCGGTGGCCGTTCGGTCCACTCGACCCGCGTCGAGATCGGCCGCTTGCTCGCCAGTGAGCATCCCGCCGAAGGTGACCTGGTCATCCCCGTTCCCGAGTCCGGCACCCCCGCAGCCGTCGGGTACGCGCAGGGTTCAGGCATCCCCTACGGCCAGGGACTGATGAAGAACGCCTACGTCGGCCGTACCTTCATCCAGCCGTCGCAGACCATTCGTCAGCTCGGTATCAGACTCAAGCTCAACCCGCTCAAGGAAGTTATCCGCGGGAAACGTCTTGTGGTTGTGGATGATTCGATCGTCCGTGGCAACACGCAGCGTGCGCTCATCCGGATGCTCCGCGAAGCCGGTGCCCTCGAAATTCACGTCCGCATCGCCTCACCGCCGGTCAAGTGGCCCTGCTTCTACGGCATCGACTTCGCCTCACCGGCCGAGTTGATCGCCAACGGAGCCGGCGGACAGGACGCCACGTTCGAGGAGATGCTCGACGGTGTGCGTCGTTCCATCGGAGCGGACAGCCTTGGCTACATCTCCACCGAGGGCATGATCGCGGCCACCGAGCAGCCGGCAAGCCGTCTGTGTGCTGCCTGCTTCGACGGCACTTACCCCATTGCGCTCCCGAAGGAGACGTCGATGGGTAAGAACGTCCTCGAAGGAATGCTCGAGAGTGCGGCCGGTTCGGCTGCCACCCGCGACAACGACAACGCGAGCGCGCTCAGCCGCCCGTAG
- a CDS encoding AIM24 family protein: MDGHRVLVADLMGDTIKAISGSMVAYEGAVTFKNAGMGGGGGIRAALKQKAAGESLSLMEVSGQGTVYFAVDAQDITIIELNNDALHVEASQLLVLVGQLRTDVKFAGLRGAGSGQGLFTTVVSGTGLVAVLSKGGPIIALEVSPQYPLVADPDAFVAHRGQLNQSFVTDVTWRSAIGGGSGEAFSLRFDGSGVVYIQPEER; this comes from the coding sequence ATGGATGGGCATCGAGTCCTGGTCGCGGACCTGATGGGGGACACCATCAAAGCGATCAGCGGATCAATGGTGGCGTACGAGGGTGCTGTCACCTTCAAAAACGCCGGAATGGGCGGCGGGGGCGGAATCCGCGCCGCGCTGAAACAGAAGGCAGCCGGAGAATCGCTGTCCTTGATGGAGGTCAGCGGGCAAGGCACCGTCTACTTCGCCGTGGACGCCCAGGACATCACGATCATCGAACTCAACAACGACGCTCTCCACGTGGAAGCGTCGCAGCTGTTGGTGCTCGTCGGACAGCTACGCACCGACGTGAAATTTGCCGGCCTCCGTGGGGCCGGATCCGGCCAAGGATTGTTCACGACAGTTGTCAGTGGCACCGGTCTGGTTGCGGTGCTGTCGAAAGGCGGGCCGATCATCGCGCTCGAAGTCAGCCCGCAGTATCCGCTCGTTGCCGACCCCGATGCCTTTGTCGCCCACCGCGGACAACTGAATCAGAGCTTTGTCACCGACGTCACCTGGAGGTCCGCGATCGGCGGCGGCAGTGGTGAGGCGTTCTCGTTGCGCTTCGACGGATCCGGTGTCGTCTACATCCAGCCAGAGGAGCGCTGA
- a CDS encoding AIM24 family protein has product MPLEKVNSKVVKSTLVPGQNVLARTGSMLYYTGDVRFIPHSMGGGPGAMPNMGGIAGMAGRMMSGEHARMMAAEGQGEVHYGHAGLYVDVIHLDGSSMLTVEADRLLAHDAYLQSSIVALTSQGGVRGAVRGAMTGQGLFTTQLHGQGSVAVLSHGGAIPLQVGPNHPQVVVDPQAYVCHLGQITVDISANVGWREAVGKGSGESIQLKMTGMGTVWVQASEQKF; this is encoded by the coding sequence ATGCCGTTGGAAAAGGTGAACAGCAAGGTCGTCAAGTCGACCCTCGTTCCGGGGCAGAACGTGCTGGCCCGCACTGGATCGATGCTCTACTACACCGGCGACGTCCGATTCATCCCGCACAGCATGGGTGGCGGTCCTGGTGCGATGCCGAACATGGGCGGCATCGCGGGCATGGCCGGCCGGATGATGTCGGGCGAACATGCACGCATGATGGCGGCAGAAGGGCAGGGCGAGGTCCACTACGGCCACGCCGGGCTGTACGTCGACGTCATCCATCTGGACGGTTCGTCCATGCTCACGGTGGAAGCAGACCGTCTCCTGGCTCATGACGCCTACCTGCAAAGTTCGATCGTGGCGCTGACCTCGCAAGGTGGTGTGCGCGGCGCCGTCCGCGGGGCGATGACCGGGCAAGGACTGTTCACGACACAACTGCACGGTCAGGGAAGCGTCGCGGTGCTCTCGCACGGTGGAGCCATTCCTCTGCAGGTCGGTCCGAACCATCCCCAGGTTGTGGTGGACCCCCAGGCGTACGTGTGCCATCTCGGGCAGATCACCGTCGACATCTCCGCCAATGTCGGCTGGCGTGAAGCCGTCGGCAAGGGCTCGGGGGAGTCCATTCAGCTGAAGATGACCGGTATGGGCACCGTCTGGGTTCAGGCGTCCGAGCAGAAGTTCTGA
- a CDS encoding AIM24 family protein → MSIEIHTPASLPANDNVPGNDYAFCIELTGQPWFTSKGAMIAYYGMVNFEPLGRTSMSAMVAARFSSPLYADDWVIAQGQGKLILGDRGFNINSYDLDDGNLTIRAANLLAFENGLELKQSIVPGFLTLLGTGKFLASSNGPVMFAEPPLRIDPQALVGWADCPSPSHHFDADWMQSFLGSVRGTVFGANTGEEKQFDFTGAGTVLIQSSEKVLNDGHLLRHIQSETVALGQNSLRALHTSIGSQLQN, encoded by the coding sequence ATGAGTATCGAAATTCACACTCCGGCGTCTCTGCCCGCGAACGACAACGTCCCGGGCAATGACTACGCGTTCTGTATCGAACTGACCGGGCAGCCCTGGTTCACGTCCAAAGGCGCGATGATCGCGTACTACGGCATGGTCAATTTCGAGCCGCTGGGACGCACAAGCATGTCGGCGATGGTGGCGGCCAGATTCTCGTCGCCGCTGTACGCCGACGACTGGGTGATTGCCCAGGGCCAGGGCAAGCTGATTCTCGGCGACCGGGGATTCAACATCAATTCCTACGATCTCGACGACGGCAACCTCACGATCCGCGCTGCCAACCTGCTCGCCTTCGAGAACGGTCTCGAACTCAAACAGTCAATCGTGCCAGGCTTTTTGACGTTGCTCGGTACCGGGAAGTTTCTGGCGTCGTCCAATGGTCCGGTCATGTTTGCCGAACCTCCGCTGCGGATCGATCCACAAGCCCTCGTCGGCTGGGCCGACTGCCCGTCGCCGTCCCATCACTTCGACGCCGACTGGATGCAGAGCTTCCTCGGATCGGTGCGGGGAACGGTGTTCGGCGCGAATACGGGTGAAGAGAAACAGTTCGATTTCACCGGCGCCGGAACAGTGCTGATCCAGTCGAGCGAGAAGGTCCTCAACGACGGACACCTCCTGCGACATATCCAGTCGGAGACTGTTGCACTCGGGCAGAACAGTCTGCGGGCGCTGCACACCTCGATCGGTTCGCAGCTCCAGAACTGA
- the purM gene encoding phosphoribosylformylglycinamidine cyclo-ligase: protein MTEDSHRTAGASYAAAGVDIAAGDRAVELFAPMAKKASRPEVMGGLGGFAGLFSLKGDYKEPVLAASTDGVGTKLAVAQAMDKHDTVGLDLVAMVVDDLVVCGAEPLFLQDYIAVGRVIPERVAEIVGGIAEGCIQAGCALLGGETAEHPGIMADGDYDLSATGVGVVEAEKLLGPDRVRPGDVVIAMGSSGLHSNGYSLARKVLLEIDRMNLNAHVDEFGRTLGEELLEPTKIYAKDCLALAAETDVRTFCHVTGGGLANNLGRVMPKGLVAELDRGTWSPAAVFAMIAQRGRVERAEMEQTFNMGVGMVAVVAPEDVDRALAVLTARHIDCWTLGSIKKASDAAAERAFLAGDHPRF from the coding sequence ATGACCGAGGACAGTCACCGCACAGCAGGCGCCTCCTACGCAGCAGCAGGAGTCGATATCGCCGCCGGCGACCGGGCGGTGGAACTCTTCGCCCCCATGGCCAAGAAGGCCAGCCGCCCCGAGGTCATGGGTGGCCTCGGCGGATTCGCCGGATTGTTCTCGCTCAAGGGTGACTACAAGGAGCCTGTCCTCGCTGCGTCCACCGACGGCGTCGGAACCAAGCTGGCCGTCGCTCAGGCGATGGACAAGCACGACACCGTCGGACTCGACCTCGTCGCGATGGTCGTCGACGACCTCGTCGTCTGTGGCGCCGAGCCGCTGTTCCTTCAGGACTACATCGCAGTCGGACGCGTGATCCCCGAGCGAGTTGCCGAGATCGTGGGCGGCATCGCAGAAGGTTGCATCCAGGCAGGCTGCGCTCTCCTCGGCGGCGAGACCGCCGAGCACCCCGGCATCATGGCCGATGGTGATTACGACCTCTCCGCCACCGGCGTGGGCGTCGTGGAAGCGGAGAAGCTGCTCGGACCGGACCGCGTCCGTCCCGGCGACGTCGTCATCGCCATGGGATCCTCGGGTCTGCACTCCAACGGCTACTCACTGGCCCGCAAGGTGCTTCTCGAGATCGACCGCATGAACCTGAACGCGCACGTCGACGAGTTCGGCCGCACCCTCGGTGAGGAGCTCCTCGAGCCCACCAAGATCTATGCCAAGGACTGCCTGGCCCTCGCTGCCGAGACCGACGTCCGCACCTTCTGCCACGTCACCGGTGGTGGCCTCGCCAATAACCTCGGGCGCGTCATGCCCAAGGGCCTCGTTGCCGAACTCGATCGTGGAACGTGGAGCCCCGCGGCTGTCTTCGCGATGATCGCGCAGCGCGGACGCGTCGAGCGCGCCGAGATGGAGCAGACCTTCAACATGGGTGTCGGCATGGTTGCCGTCGTCGCTCCTGAGGACGTCGATCGTGCATTGGCCGTGCTCACCGCACGCCACATCGACTGCTGGACGCTGGGAAGCATCAAGAAGGCCTCGGACGCCGCAGCAGAGCGTGCGTTCCTGGCTGGAGATCACCCGCGCTTCTAA
- a CDS encoding DUF3073 domain-containing protein translates to MGRGRAKAKQTKVARELKYSVPTTDFDSLQRELAGGSTNSHRSSVRSDQTSDREGHSREDDYDDWRR, encoded by the coding sequence ATGGGCCGCGGCCGGGCTAAGGCAAAGCAGACCAAGGTTGCACGCGAATTGAAGTACAGCGTACCGACCACGGATTTCGATAGCCTGCAACGAGAGCTCGCAGGTGGATCGACCAACTCGCATCGGAGCAGTGTCCGATCGGACCAGACTTCCGATAGGGAAGGGCATTCGCGAGAGGACGACTACGACGACTGGCGGCGTTGA
- a CDS encoding asparaginase: MSIELVEVVRSGFRECVHRGSAVILDAHGDLVVGVGEVHTPIYPRSANKPLQAVAALRNGFEPSSPEELAVAASSHAGEADHIELVEGLLDRYDLRVDQLQCPADLPGNELARAELIAAGQLPSPIYMTCSGKHSAMLATCVVNDWPLETYMEPTHPLQLAIAETIFDLSGEEEQELGIDGCGLPIVPLSLSNLARAFGRLPSATPDSPERAVADAVRANPFLVSGTGRNDQRLMSAVPGLFSKTGYDGIYAGALPDGSAFALKIDDGHERALLPLAAALLRRMNTEWTEELAALASAPVFGGDARVGTIRAIPGNF, from the coding sequence GTGAGCATTGAACTGGTCGAAGTTGTCCGCTCCGGATTCCGCGAGTGTGTACACCGCGGATCGGCCGTCATCCTCGACGCCCACGGCGACCTGGTTGTGGGAGTGGGCGAAGTCCACACACCCATCTATCCCCGCTCCGCCAACAAGCCGTTGCAAGCCGTCGCGGCCCTGCGCAACGGCTTCGAACCCAGTAGCCCGGAGGAACTGGCCGTCGCTGCGTCGTCGCATGCCGGTGAGGCCGACCACATCGAACTCGTCGAGGGTCTACTCGACCGCTACGACCTCCGGGTCGATCAATTGCAGTGCCCGGCCGATCTGCCAGGCAACGAACTTGCCCGAGCCGAGTTGATTGCCGCGGGCCAGCTCCCCAGCCCCATCTACATGACCTGCTCGGGCAAGCACTCCGCGATGCTCGCCACGTGCGTGGTGAACGACTGGCCTCTCGAGACGTACATGGAACCGACACACCCCCTGCAACTCGCGATCGCGGAGACGATCTTCGATCTCAGCGGGGAAGAAGAGCAGGAACTGGGAATCGACGGCTGCGGCCTGCCGATCGTGCCACTCTCGCTGTCGAATCTCGCTCGAGCTTTCGGCCGTCTGCCGTCGGCGACGCCTGATTCCCCGGAACGCGCCGTCGCCGACGCCGTGCGAGCCAACCCGTTCCTTGTCTCCGGAACCGGACGCAACGATCAGCGTCTGATGTCCGCGGTGCCCGGTCTGTTCAGCAAGACCGGATACGACGGTATCTACGCGGGCGCCCTCCCCGACGGTTCGGCGTTTGCTCTCAAGATCGACGACGGTCACGAGCGGGCCCTGCTTCCATTGGCCGCCGCACTACTCAGGCGGATGAACACCGAATGGACCGAAGAGTTGGCCGCTCTGGCGTCGGCTCCAGTGTTCGGCGGAGATGCTCGGGTGGGCACGATTCGAGCGATTCCGGGGAACTTCTGA
- a CDS encoding MOSC domain-containing protein has product MTGVVDAVCVVHAERDSGVKRVTRTAIDKRSVDGRVPLGRLGLGGDYVCDTEFHGGAYQAVYAYDHVEAQRWSAELGRPLHPGWFGENLRISGIAVTDAVIGERWHITGADSSDVVELEVTGPRVPCGTFGLWSGEKGWVKRFTHRADVGAYLRVNRTGTLAAGDTVTRVHVPDHGVTVRQVFAGADPEHLRQLLNSHHDLAPNVRERISTFVERAETQVHS; this is encoded by the coding sequence GTGACCGGCGTCGTGGACGCCGTGTGCGTCGTACATGCCGAACGCGACAGCGGCGTCAAACGTGTGACTCGAACCGCAATCGACAAACGATCCGTCGACGGCCGGGTTCCCTTGGGCCGACTCGGCCTGGGCGGCGACTATGTCTGCGACACCGAATTCCACGGCGGCGCGTATCAAGCCGTCTACGCGTACGACCACGTCGAAGCTCAGCGTTGGTCGGCGGAGTTGGGCAGACCCCTCCACCCCGGTTGGTTCGGTGAGAACCTTCGCATCAGCGGTATCGCCGTGACCGACGCCGTCATCGGCGAACGCTGGCACATCACCGGAGCGGACTCGTCCGACGTGGTGGAACTCGAGGTCACCGGGCCCCGCGTGCCGTGTGGCACCTTCGGCCTCTGGTCGGGCGAGAAAGGCTGGGTCAAGCGGTTCACCCATCGAGCCGATGTCGGCGCGTATCTGCGAGTGAACCGAACGGGCACCCTCGCGGCCGGCGATACCGTGACGCGGGTTCACGTCCCGGACCACGGCGTCACAGTTCGACAAGTATTCGCCGGCGCAGACCCCGAACACTTGCGACAACTGCTGAACAGTCACCACGACCTTGCGCCGAACGTCCGAGAACGGATCAGCACATTCGTCGAACGAGCGGAAACACAGGTGCATTCGTGA
- a CDS encoding folate-binding protein YgfZ → MTAPGAVAAPDGSVDIGVAWHHGDPLGEQRTAQRDAVVVDRSHRFVIAIPGDERLTWLHTISSQHVAALPDGKSAENLSLDVNGRVEHHFVQTDLGGVTWIDTEADRGPELLAFLKKMVFWSKAEPRDGNELAVLSLLGPKATAVLDAAGASAPVDVYDAQALPGGGFVRRMPWPAEDSFDLLVPRDQLATWWATLTEAGATPAGTWAFEALRVEAVRPRIGLDTDEKTIPHEVRWIGGPAEHGAVHLEKGCYRGQETVARVHNLGKPPRHLVLLHLDGSAEALPEPGDPITAGGRAVGRVGTVVNHHELGPIALALVKRNVPAGTELVAGPSAASIDPDSIVDDNAPQAGREAVNRLRGK, encoded by the coding sequence ATGACTGCCCCCGGTGCGGTCGCAGCCCCGGACGGATCGGTCGACATCGGCGTCGCGTGGCATCACGGCGACCCGCTCGGCGAGCAACGGACTGCGCAGCGCGACGCGGTTGTCGTCGATCGCAGCCACCGATTTGTCATCGCCATTCCCGGTGACGAGCGACTTACGTGGCTGCACACCATTTCGAGCCAACACGTTGCCGCTCTTCCGGACGGGAAGAGCGCCGAGAACCTCAGTCTCGACGTCAACGGCCGCGTCGAACACCACTTTGTGCAGACGGACCTGGGCGGCGTCACCTGGATCGACACCGAAGCCGATCGTGGGCCCGAACTCCTCGCCTTCCTGAAGAAGATGGTGTTCTGGTCCAAGGCCGAACCCCGCGACGGCAACGAACTTGCCGTTCTGAGCCTTCTCGGCCCCAAGGCCACCGCCGTCCTCGACGCGGCCGGCGCGAGTGCGCCCGTCGACGTGTACGACGCGCAGGCTCTGCCAGGCGGCGGCTTCGTCCGTCGGATGCCGTGGCCGGCCGAAGACTCGTTCGACCTCCTCGTACCTCGCGACCAATTGGCAACCTGGTGGGCCACACTCACCGAAGCCGGCGCCACACCGGCCGGAACCTGGGCCTTCGAGGCCCTCCGCGTCGAAGCAGTCCGCCCGCGCATCGGACTCGACACCGACGAGAAGACCATCCCGCACGAGGTTCGGTGGATCGGCGGTCCCGCCGAACACGGCGCGGTTCACCTCGAGAAGGGCTGCTATCGCGGCCAGGAAACCGTCGCGCGCGTGCACAACCTCGGCAAGCCGCCGCGCCACCTCGTTCTCCTGCACCTCGACGGAAGCGCTGAAGCCCTCCCCGAGCCCGGCGACCCCATCACAGCCGGTGGCCGCGCAGTGGGCCGCGTCGGAACCGTCGTCAATCACCACGAGCTCGGGCCCATCGCGCTCGCACTGGTCAAGCGCAACGTCCCCGCGGGGACCGAATTGGTCGCCGGCCCCAGCGCCGCGTCGATCGATCCGGACTCGATTGTCGACGACAACGCACCTCAGGCCGGACGTGAAGCCGTCAACCGATTGCGCGGGAAGTGA